A single window of Pseudoduganella plicata DNA harbors:
- a CDS encoding DUF1810 domain-containing protein, with translation MSFDLDRFITAQAPVYGQVLRELCDGHKTRHWMWFIFPQLRGLGRSDTSRLYGIESLAEARAYLADDVLGNRLCECTELVNGHAGQRIEAILGSVDALKFRSSMTLFYRATHDNALFRTALNTFFGGKPDESTLELLRAEAALMRG, from the coding sequence ATGTCCTTCGACCTGGACCGTTTTATCACCGCCCAGGCACCTGTCTACGGCCAGGTGCTGCGCGAGCTGTGCGACGGTCACAAGACCAGACACTGGATGTGGTTCATCTTCCCGCAGCTGCGCGGGCTGGGCCGCTCCGACACGAGCCGCCTGTACGGCATCGAATCGCTGGCCGAAGCGCGCGCCTACCTGGCCGACGACGTGCTGGGCAACCGCCTGTGCGAATGCACGGAGCTGGTCAACGGCCATGCGGGCCAGCGCATCGAGGCGATCCTGGGCAGCGTCGACGCACTGAAATTCCGCTCGTCGATGACGCTGTTCTACCGCGCCACGCACGACAATGCCCTGTTCCGCACGGCGCTCAACACCTTCTTCGGCGGCAAGCCGGATGAGTCGACCCTGGAGTTGTTGCGGGCCGAGGCTGCGCTGATGCGCGGCTGA
- a CDS encoding LamG-like jellyroll fold domain-containing protein has translation MSHPDDFKARRRQVVLAGALASTGLLAACGSDNDADPVAPSPAPPAIPPAPPSPAPATISSFGLVVLPDTQFYSRYATAETGNQFAKRYGSTPYAAQTQWIADNAAAFRIPFVIHVGDIVDQVRKPQQWEVADKAMKILEDKAVPYSVLAGNHDVLTDVGYETDRVGGTDATRDLAAEPYLKWFGTERARKQATFGGRDPSGFHEYHVFQAEGQRFLVLSLSWRASDAGIAWAREVLRANPTLPAILVNHQLIAIANDGVQPLEVDYGLMLWEKLIRDQDQIFMTVNGHHHGAARLTKTNDFGNAVEEMVVDYQMAYQGGNGLLRFYEFDLTSNEIRALSFSPWVKQKPKDTLNEFDQIMLKDANNEFTVKMDFARRFARFAPGFKAGAATGTSVSAAVTAQIMAGFTGTPAVASRPAANAEDYPKVSNTVAHWRFTGGAAGTAVPDRAVIADVTGNGNALTRAALNAPAGNTAQLADLQWTADRHRLSSAPGSIAFRNAAGKRLSYFLTDASAAMNRETFNTGYTVEAFVKLDKSWTAASNAWMNVMTRAGRRGNLKDWDDGLPESPPLQFAISNLRELQWEVVPQLPAPPSARTNWSGEILLDTWLHVAIVNDPATRETTMYVEGAPVLRNAIDAVGLASLNLPWTIGAGYWDGGAPESGFLGAIGEIRIVAKPLAPAQWLTARAS, from the coding sequence ATGTCTCACCCCGATGATTTCAAGGCGCGTCGCCGCCAGGTGGTCCTGGCCGGCGCGCTGGCCTCCACCGGCTTGCTGGCCGCCTGCGGCAGCGACAACGATGCCGACCCGGTCGCCCCCAGCCCTGCCCCGCCAGCCATACCTCCCGCTCCACCTTCTCCCGCACCCGCCACGATTTCCAGCTTCGGCCTGGTCGTGCTGCCCGATACCCAGTTCTATTCGCGCTATGCCACCGCGGAGACGGGCAACCAGTTCGCCAAGCGGTACGGCAGCACGCCCTACGCGGCGCAAACGCAGTGGATCGCCGATAATGCGGCGGCGTTCAGGATCCCCTTCGTCATCCACGTGGGCGACATCGTCGACCAGGTAAGGAAGCCGCAGCAATGGGAAGTGGCCGACAAGGCGATGAAGATCCTGGAAGACAAGGCCGTGCCCTACTCCGTCCTGGCGGGCAATCACGACGTGCTGACCGACGTCGGCTACGAAACCGACCGCGTGGGCGGCACGGACGCCACGCGCGACCTGGCGGCCGAACCTTACCTCAAATGGTTCGGCACCGAACGGGCGCGCAAGCAGGCCACGTTCGGCGGCCGCGATCCCAGCGGCTTCCATGAATATCACGTGTTCCAGGCCGAGGGCCAGCGCTTCCTCGTGCTGTCGCTGTCCTGGCGCGCGTCGGACGCCGGTATCGCGTGGGCGCGCGAAGTCCTGCGCGCCAATCCGACCTTGCCCGCGATTCTCGTCAATCACCAGCTGATCGCCATCGCCAACGACGGCGTGCAGCCGCTCGAAGTGGACTACGGCCTGATGCTGTGGGAAAAGCTGATCCGCGACCAGGACCAGATCTTTATGACGGTGAACGGCCACCACCACGGCGCCGCGCGGCTGACGAAGACGAACGACTTCGGCAATGCCGTGGAAGAGATGGTGGTGGACTACCAGATGGCCTACCAGGGCGGCAACGGCCTGCTGCGCTTCTACGAATTCGACCTCACCAGCAACGAGATCCGGGCGCTGTCGTTCTCGCCGTGGGTGAAGCAGAAGCCGAAAGACACGCTCAACGAGTTCGACCAGATCATGCTGAAGGACGCGAACAACGAGTTCACCGTCAAGATGGATTTCGCCAGGCGGTTCGCCCGCTTCGCGCCCGGGTTCAAGGCCGGTGCCGCGACGGGCACGTCGGTCAGCGCGGCCGTAACAGCGCAGATCATGGCCGGCTTCACGGGTACCCCGGCGGTCGCATCGCGCCCTGCCGCCAATGCCGAGGACTATCCGAAGGTGTCGAACACGGTGGCCCACTGGCGCTTCACGGGCGGCGCCGCCGGGACGGCTGTCCCGGACCGCGCCGTCATCGCCGACGTGACCGGCAATGGCAACGCGCTGACCCGCGCGGCGCTGAACGCGCCAGCTGGCAACACGGCGCAGCTGGCGGACCTGCAGTGGACTGCCGACCGCCACCGCCTGTCGTCCGCACCCGGCAGCATCGCCTTTCGCAACGCGGCGGGCAAGCGGCTCAGCTATTTCCTGACCGATGCATCGGCGGCGATGAACCGTGAAACGTTCAACACTGGCTACACGGTGGAAGCCTTCGTCAAGCTCGATAAATCCTGGACGGCAGCCAGCAACGCCTGGATGAACGTCATGACGCGGGCCGGCCGGCGCGGCAACCTGAAGGACTGGGACGACGGGCTGCCGGAATCGCCGCCACTGCAGTTCGCCATTTCGAACCTGCGCGAACTGCAGTGGGAGGTGGTGCCGCAGCTGCCCGCGCCGCCGTCGGCGCGCACCAACTGGTCCGGCGAAATCCTGCTCGACACGTGGCTGCACGTGGCCATCGTCAACGATCCGGCCACGCGGGAGACGACCATGTACGTCGAGGGCGCGCCGGTGCTGCGCAATGCCATCGACGCCGTCGGCCTGGCTTCGCTGAACCTGCCGTGGACGATCGGTGCGGGCTACTGGGACGGCGGCGCGCCGGAGAGCGGCTTTCTGGGCGCCATCGGCGAGATCCGCATCGTTGCGAAGCCGCTGGCGCCGGCACAGTGGCTGACGGCGCGCGCTTCCTGA
- a CDS encoding GAF domain-containing sensor histidine kinase → MRGWLAVPLIDRNGNNIGLIQASDKLAGEFTAEDEAILVQLASIAANGFENARLYTSLQEQDRRKDEFLAMLAHELRNPLAPISSAADMLKVGGADVERVRRASDVIGRQVRHMTSLVDDLLDVARVTRGLIQLETAVVDVMDIVAGAVEQSRPMIEARDHAFAVHGTAAGARVVGDSHRLVQVLVNLLNNAAKYTPRGGAIALTLSRGSSTVTIDVRDNGIGLDAGLLPHVFDLFTQAERSPDRAQGGLGIGLALVKHIVTMHGGEVAVRSDGPGAGSVFTVTLNTV, encoded by the coding sequence ATGCGCGGCTGGCTGGCGGTGCCGCTGATCGACCGCAATGGCAACAACATCGGTCTGATTCAGGCGTCGGACAAGCTGGCCGGCGAGTTCACGGCGGAGGACGAAGCGATCCTCGTTCAGCTGGCGTCGATCGCCGCCAACGGCTTCGAGAACGCCCGCCTGTACACGTCGCTGCAGGAGCAGGACCGGCGCAAGGACGAATTCCTGGCGATGCTGGCGCACGAGCTGCGCAATCCGCTGGCGCCGATTTCGTCGGCGGCCGATATGCTCAAGGTGGGCGGCGCCGACGTCGAGCGCGTGCGCCGCGCCAGCGACGTGATCGGCCGGCAGGTCCGCCATATGACATCACTGGTGGATGACCTGCTCGACGTGGCGCGCGTCACGCGCGGGCTGATCCAGCTGGAGACCGCGGTCGTCGACGTGATGGACATCGTGGCCGGCGCCGTGGAACAGTCGCGGCCCATGATCGAAGCACGCGACCATGCGTTCGCCGTGCACGGCACGGCCGCGGGGGCACGCGTCGTTGGCGACTCGCACCGGCTGGTGCAGGTTCTCGTCAATCTGCTGAACAACGCTGCCAAGTACACGCCGCGCGGCGGCGCCATCGCGCTGACGTTGTCGCGTGGCTCGTCCACGGTGACGATCGACGTGCGCGACAACGGCATCGGTCTCGACGCGGGACTGCTGCCGCACGTGTTCGACTTGTTCACGCAGGCCGAGCGCTCGCCGGACCGGGCCCAGGGCGGACTGGGGATCGGGCTGGCACTGGTCAAGCATATCGTCACGATGCACGGCGGCGAGGTGGCCGTGCGCAGCGACGGGCCGGGCGCGGGGTCGGTGTTTACCGTGACGCTCAACACCGTTTGA
- a CDS encoding PAS domain-containing protein, whose amino-acid sequence MPDPVSTSSHPAQRATPEVRFGALFEQAPVSIQILAPDGRTLRVNQAWENLWHIRAGSGLMAHVFSDAYNVLTDPQLLAGGITPYLERAFAGESVTIPAVRYDVAALGGEGPARWVTARAHPIKDGDGNILEVMLMHEDITERVAAETALRVREERFRSLVMATSQIVWTNTPDGRVLEDSPSWRAFTGQSYEEWREFGWLDAVHPDDREPTAVLWKACVATRTVFETRYRLRRVDGVYRWMAVKGLPIADAHGAIREWIGANTDIHETVVAQSELAQRLDRERRNSALLARVAQASRILHTALSGEQIAKVLVVEVREILEVHQAVVSLTKDEGWLQAINAVSLSDKYEHYRGFNVDTDGSGIYAEVCRTNQAMRLTQEELIAHPAWKGFGSAAHRHPPCAAGWRCR is encoded by the coding sequence ATGCCCGATCCCGTCTCGACGTCCTCCCACCCCGCACAGCGCGCCACCCCCGAAGTTCGTTTCGGCGCGCTGTTCGAGCAGGCGCCAGTCAGCATTCAGATCCTGGCGCCGGACGGGCGCACCCTGCGCGTCAATCAGGCGTGGGAAAACCTGTGGCACATTCGCGCCGGGTCTGGGCTGATGGCACACGTGTTCAGCGACGCGTACAACGTGCTGACGGACCCGCAATTGCTGGCGGGCGGGATCACGCCCTATCTCGAACGTGCCTTCGCGGGCGAGTCCGTCACCATTCCGGCCGTGCGTTACGACGTCGCGGCGCTGGGCGGCGAGGGACCGGCACGCTGGGTCACGGCGCGCGCCCATCCGATCAAGGATGGCGACGGTAATATCCTGGAAGTGATGCTGATGCATGAGGACATTACGGAACGCGTGGCCGCCGAGACGGCATTGCGGGTGCGCGAGGAACGCTTCCGCTCCCTCGTGATGGCCACGTCGCAGATCGTCTGGACCAACACGCCCGATGGGCGCGTGCTCGAGGATTCGCCATCCTGGCGCGCATTTACCGGACAGTCCTACGAGGAGTGGCGCGAGTTCGGCTGGCTCGACGCGGTCCATCCGGACGACCGCGAGCCGACAGCTGTGCTGTGGAAGGCCTGCGTGGCAACGCGTACGGTCTTTGAAACCCGCTACCGCCTGCGTCGCGTGGACGGTGTGTACCGCTGGATGGCCGTCAAGGGGCTGCCCATCGCCGACGCGCACGGCGCCATTCGCGAGTGGATCGGTGCCAACACGGATATTCACGAAACGGTTGTGGCGCAGTCCGAGCTGGCGCAGCGTCTGGATCGCGAGCGGCGCAATTCTGCCCTGCTGGCGCGGGTCGCGCAGGCGTCGCGCATCCTCCACACGGCACTGTCTGGCGAACAGATCGCGAAGGTACTGGTAGTAGAGGTGCGCGAGATCCTGGAAGTTCATCAGGCCGTGGTCTCGCTGACGAAGGACGAGGGCTGGCTGCAGGCGATCAATGCGGTCTCGCTGTCGGACAAGTACGAGCATTATCGCGGTTTCAATGTCGACACCGACGGCAGCGGCATCTACGCCGAGGTTTGCCGCACCAACCAGGCCATGCGGCTGACGCAGGAAGAGCTGATTGCGCATCCGGCCTGGAAGGGCTTCGGCAGCGCCGCGCACCGGCACCCCCCATGCGCGGCTGGCTGGCGGTGCCGCTGA
- a CDS encoding S46 family peptidase gives MSFKKLVLPAALLAACGTTVADEGQWQPHQMPQLKAELKRIGIEIPAERISDLSKHPMSAIVSLGGCSASFVSPDGLVVTNHHCAYGAIQRNSTAQKNYIVDGFLARTRAEELPGGPNTLVYVTDKVENVSARVLQGLENVGGKARHELIERRIKDLIAECETDKTYRCSVPAFHRGLEYYRIRQMMIRDVRLVYAPADMIGNYGGDIDNYEWPRHTGDYSFLRAYVGKDGRPAEPSLDNVPYQSKDFLVVSAEGLKAGDPILLAGYPGRTSRYKLPSEIRYAQKISYPAQVAEYQADLDTIAAATKAKADDEVRYASVVKSINNRMKKTQGLLDGFARKDIAAIKDVQDAEFRAWYGKQPNVSRTMLAELDAAIAADMALEQEQFAWNVATNSDMFKSARTLVRLAEERKKPNAEREAGYQERDLTFIKARLTRLEQSYVAGVDQARFVAGLQRYAKLHKRPQGLDALLPAVADVPALYKGTKLGDTATRLALLDKDAAALAQSDDAFIRLALKLNAIDRALEDRSKEVEGNLEKVIPQYMSAVIAWKKSQGKPVYPDANSTLRVTYGTVAPYSPKDGISKGPFTTVEGIVEKHTGKDPFNAPAKLMEAIKARRYGQFKDPVLGTVPVNFLSSADTTGGNSGSAIVNKRGELVGLNFDSTYESITKDWYFDRDITRAIHLDVRYMLWVMKEVDHADNLLREMTIKYPRK, from the coding sequence TTGTCGTTCAAAAAACTTGTACTGCCAGCCGCGCTGCTGGCCGCCTGCGGTACCACCGTGGCGGACGAAGGCCAGTGGCAGCCGCACCAGATGCCGCAACTGAAAGCGGAACTCAAACGTATCGGCATCGAGATTCCCGCCGAGCGTATCTCGGACCTGTCGAAGCATCCGATGAGTGCCATCGTCTCGCTCGGCGGCTGCTCCGCGTCGTTCGTGTCGCCGGACGGCCTGGTCGTCACCAACCACCACTGCGCCTACGGTGCGATCCAGCGCAACTCCACAGCGCAGAAGAACTATATCGTCGACGGCTTCCTTGCCAGGACGCGCGCCGAAGAGCTGCCGGGCGGTCCCAACACGCTGGTCTACGTAACCGACAAGGTGGAAAACGTCAGCGCCCGCGTGCTGCAGGGGCTGGAGAACGTGGGCGGCAAGGCGCGGCACGAACTGATCGAACGCCGCATCAAGGACCTGATCGCCGAGTGCGAGACCGACAAGACCTACCGCTGCTCCGTGCCGGCATTCCACCGCGGCCTGGAGTATTACCGCATCCGCCAGATGATGATCCGCGACGTGCGCCTCGTCTACGCGCCGGCCGACATGATCGGCAACTACGGCGGCGACATCGACAACTACGAATGGCCGCGCCACACGGGCGACTACTCGTTCCTGCGTGCCTACGTCGGCAAGGACGGCCGTCCCGCCGAGCCGTCGCTGGACAACGTGCCCTATCAATCGAAGGACTTCCTCGTCGTCTCCGCCGAAGGGCTGAAGGCCGGGGACCCGATCCTGCTGGCCGGCTACCCTGGCCGTACCAGCCGCTACAAGCTGCCGTCGGAAATCCGCTACGCGCAAAAGATTAGCTACCCGGCCCAGGTGGCCGAATACCAGGCCGACCTGGACACCATCGCCGCCGCGACGAAGGCCAAGGCCGACGACGAAGTGCGCTATGCGTCGGTGGTCAAGTCCATCAACAACCGCATGAAGAAGACGCAGGGCCTGCTGGACGGTTTCGCCCGCAAGGACATCGCCGCCATCAAGGACGTGCAGGATGCCGAGTTCCGCGCCTGGTATGGCAAGCAGCCGAACGTGTCGCGGACCATGCTGGCCGAACTGGACGCGGCGATCGCCGCCGACATGGCGCTGGAGCAGGAGCAGTTCGCGTGGAACGTCGCCACCAACAGCGACATGTTCAAGAGCGCCCGCACGCTGGTACGGCTCGCCGAAGAGCGCAAGAAGCCCAACGCCGAACGCGAGGCGGGCTACCAGGAGCGTGACCTGACCTTCATCAAGGCGCGCCTGACCCGCCTGGAGCAGTCGTACGTGGCCGGCGTCGACCAGGCCCGCTTCGTGGCAGGGTTGCAGCGCTATGCGAAATTGCATAAGCGTCCGCAGGGGCTGGACGCGCTGCTGCCAGCCGTCGCCGACGTGCCCGCGCTGTACAAGGGCACGAAGCTCGGTGACACGGCTACGCGCCTGGCACTGCTGGACAAGGATGCGGCCGCGCTGGCGCAGTCCGATGACGCCTTCATCCGCCTGGCGCTCAAGCTCAACGCCATCGACCGCGCGCTGGAAGACCGCTCCAAGGAAGTGGAAGGCAATCTGGAAAAGGTCATTCCGCAGTACATGAGCGCCGTTATCGCGTGGAAGAAGTCGCAGGGCAAGCCGGTCTACCCGGATGCCAACTCCACGCTGCGCGTGACGTACGGCACGGTGGCGCCTTACTCGCCGAAGGATGGCATCTCGAAAGGCCCCTTCACGACCGTCGAAGGCATCGTCGAGAAGCACACGGGCAAGGATCCGTTCAACGCCCCGGCCAAGCTGATGGAAGCGATCAAGGCCAGGCGCTACGGCCAGTTCAAGGACCCTGTCCTGGGCACGGTGCCGGTGAACTTCCTGTCCAGCGCCGACACCACTGGTGGCAACTCCGGCTCCGCGATCGTCAACAAGCGCGGCGAGCTGGTGGGACTGAACTTCGATTCGACCTACGAGTCGATCACGAAGGACTGGTACTTCGACCGCGACATCACCCGTGCCATTCACCTGGACGTGCGCTACATGCTGTGGGTGATGAAGGAAGTCGACCATGCGGACAACCTGCTGCGCGAAATGACGATCAAGTACCCGCGCAAGTAA
- a CDS encoding efflux transporter outer membrane subunit: MKKNAIFRPTAIACLVAALSGCAVGPKYEVPATANPAHFKEAEGWVPAAPADALDRGHWWTLFGDATLNELAAAIDVNNQNVAAAVAAYAQARAVVAEQRAALFPVVSLSGSGTRSGGGDSRTANNYRVNIGGSWEPDIWGRLRAGVTGAQASAQASAAELASARLSAQGELVANYIGLRQTDAQLEILNTTVEGYKRVLQITQNRFNAGITARSDLLQAQTQLSNTQADQLTLIRQRALYEHAIAILLGKAPADFTLPAAPWTLAVPEVPVGVPSALLQRRPDIAAAERRVAIANEQIGIARAAYFPSLSLSASYGYGASQTAGLFNASNNLWSLGVSAAQAIFNAGAISSRVEQTRAARDVAIAQYRQTVLNAFADIEDQLSATRTLAQQQELRRAASEAADQVEQQMINRYRAGQVNYTEVVNAQVTALSARRAMVQVQADRQTTAVALIQALGGGWHAE, from the coding sequence ATGAAGAAGAACGCCATTTTCCGTCCGACCGCCATTGCCTGTCTCGTTGCCGCCTTGAGCGGCTGCGCCGTCGGTCCGAAGTACGAGGTGCCCGCCACCGCCAATCCCGCGCATTTCAAGGAGGCCGAAGGCTGGGTTCCGGCTGCGCCGGCCGATGCGCTCGACCGCGGCCACTGGTGGACGCTGTTCGGCGACGCGACGCTGAACGAACTGGCGGCGGCCATCGACGTCAACAACCAGAACGTGGCGGCTGCAGTGGCCGCGTATGCGCAGGCGCGCGCCGTGGTGGCGGAGCAGCGCGCGGCGCTGTTCCCCGTGGTCAGCCTCAGTGGCTCCGGCACCCGCTCGGGCGGTGGCGACTCGCGTACCGCCAACAACTACCGCGTCAACATCGGCGGCAGCTGGGAGCCGGATATCTGGGGCCGGCTGCGCGCGGGCGTGACGGGCGCGCAGGCCAGCGCACAGGCCAGCGCGGCGGAGCTTGCGTCGGCGCGGCTGTCGGCGCAGGGCGAGCTGGTGGCCAACTACATCGGCCTGCGCCAGACGGATGCCCAGCTGGAAATCCTGAACACGACGGTCGAAGGCTACAAGAGGGTGCTGCAGATCACGCAGAACCGCTTCAACGCGGGTATCACAGCCCGCTCCGACCTGCTGCAGGCACAGACGCAGCTGTCCAATACGCAGGCCGACCAGCTGACGCTGATCCGCCAGCGCGCGCTGTACGAGCACGCCATTGCCATCCTGCTGGGCAAGGCGCCCGCCGACTTCACACTGCCTGCGGCGCCGTGGACGCTGGCGGTGCCGGAGGTGCCGGTCGGCGTTCCGTCCGCGCTGCTGCAGCGCCGACCCGACATCGCCGCGGCGGAGCGGCGCGTGGCCATCGCCAACGAGCAGATCGGCATCGCCCGCGCGGCGTACTTCCCCTCATTGAGCCTGTCGGCGTCGTACGGCTACGGCGCCAGCCAGACGGCGGGGCTGTTCAATGCATCCAACAACCTGTGGTCGCTGGGCGTGTCCGCGGCGCAGGCCATCTTCAATGCCGGCGCCATCTCGTCGCGCGTGGAACAGACCCGCGCCGCGCGCGACGTCGCCATTGCCCAGTACCGCCAGACGGTGCTGAACGCGTTTGCCGACATCGAGGACCAGCTGTCGGCCACGCGCACCCTGGCGCAGCAGCAGGAGCTGCGTCGCGCTGCCTCGGAGGCGGCCGACCAGGTCGAGCAGCAGATGATCAACCGCTACCGGGCCGGCCAGGTCAATTACACTGAAGTGGTGAACGCGCAGGTCACGGCGCTTTCGGCGCGCCGGGCAATGGTGCAGGTGCAGGCGGACCGGCAGACGACAGCCGTGGCGCTGATCCAGGCGCTGGGCGGCGGCTGGCACGCCGAGTAA